Proteins from one uncultured Flavobacterium sp. genomic window:
- a CDS encoding L-rhamnose mutarotase, giving the protein MVTQKYCLALDLNEDPGLMAEYKKYHEKIWPEITESITSSGIENLDIYCVGNRMFMIIEANETFSFERKGEMDANNPVVQKWEELMWKYQKALPWAKDGEKWMLMDKIFDLHENR; this is encoded by the coding sequence ATGGTAACTCAAAAATATTGTCTTGCATTAGATTTGAATGAAGATCCGGGATTAATGGCCGAATACAAGAAATATCATGAAAAGATTTGGCCTGAAATTACAGAAAGTATTACCAGTTCAGGGATTGAAAATCTTGATATTTATTGTGTTGGTAACAGAATGTTTATGATTATTGAAGCCAATGAAACTTTTTCTTTTGAAAGAAAAGGAGAGATGGATGCAAATAATCCGGTGGTTCAGAAATGGGAAGAACTGATGTGGAAATATCAAAAAGCGTTGCCTTGGGCAAAAGATGGTGAAAAATGGATGTTAATGGATAAAATATTTGACTTGCATGAAAATAGATAG